The following are encoded in a window of Prochlorococcus marinus CUG1417 genomic DNA:
- a CDS encoding glycoside hydrolase 100 family protein gives MAERFSQKNLRVRPSSDEEKIVTNAKKHFEKTLVEISGEIVGSVAALEHPTKNKKLNYGEIFLRDNVPVMIYLITQKRYEIVKKFLSVCLELQSTNYQTRGVFPTSFVEENGKLIGDYGQRSIGRITSADASLWWPILCWYYVNKSGDFAFGKSQSVQRGIQLLLDLVLHPTFEGTPVLFVPDCAFMIDRPMDVWGAPLEVEVLLHGCLKSCINLMELSRADHVSRLLDQRLILTNQWVKDLGSFLLKHYWVTSQTMQILRRRPTEQYGDDQHFNEFNVQPQVVPSWLQDWLENRGGYLIGNIRTGRPDFRFYSLGNSLACMFGVLPPTEQRALFRLVLHNRQHLMAQMPMRICHPHMDVEEWQNKTGSDPKNWPWSYHNGGHWPSLLWFFGTAVLLHQKKFPSDDVILMEEMKSLIEESYWCQLNQLPKQEWAEYFDGPTGTWVGQQSRTYQTWTIVGFLLMHHFLRKENNDIDMFKI, from the coding sequence ATGGCAGAAAGATTTAGTCAAAAAAATTTAAGAGTAAGACCAAGTTCCGATGAAGAAAAGATTGTAACAAATGCAAAAAAACATTTTGAAAAGACTTTAGTTGAAATATCAGGTGAAATAGTAGGAAGTGTTGCGGCACTAGAACACCCAACAAAAAATAAAAAGTTAAATTATGGAGAAATATTTTTAAGAGACAATGTACCAGTAATGATTTACCTTATTACTCAAAAAAGGTACGAAATTGTAAAAAAGTTCCTTTCTGTATGTCTTGAATTACAAAGCACTAATTATCAAACGCGTGGAGTATTTCCAACTAGTTTTGTTGAAGAAAATGGAAAGCTTATTGGAGACTATGGTCAAAGGTCGATTGGCAGAATTACTTCAGCCGATGCAAGTTTATGGTGGCCAATTTTATGTTGGTATTATGTGAATAAAAGCGGTGATTTTGCTTTCGGAAAGAGTCAGAGCGTCCAAAGAGGTATACAACTTTTATTAGATTTAGTTCTTCATCCAACATTCGAAGGTACTCCCGTACTTTTTGTGCCAGATTGCGCATTCATGATCGACAGACCAATGGATGTTTGGGGAGCACCTTTAGAAGTTGAAGTTTTACTTCATGGATGTTTAAAAAGCTGTATAAATTTAATGGAATTGAGTAGAGCAGATCATGTAAGTAGACTATTAGATCAAAGACTTATCCTTACAAATCAATGGGTTAAAGACTTAGGAAGTTTTCTCTTAAAACATTATTGGGTTACCAGCCAAACAATGCAAATCCTAAGAAGAAGACCAACCGAGCAGTACGGAGATGACCAACACTTCAATGAATTCAATGTTCAACCACAAGTAGTTCCTTCATGGCTTCAAGATTGGTTAGAGAATAGAGGTGGATATTTAATAGGAAATATTAGAACAGGAAGACCTGACTTTAGATTTTACAGTTTAGGAAATTCTTTAGCCTGTATGTTTGGAGTGCTTCCCCCCACAGAGCAAAGAGCTTTATTTAGATTGGTTTTACACAACAGACAGCATTTGATGGCTCAAATGCCCATGAGAATTTGTCATCCTCATATGGATGTCGAAGAATGGCAAAATAAAACTGGTTCAGATCCTAAGAATTGGCCTTGGAGTTACCATAATGGTGGACATTGGCCGAGCTTACTTTGGTTTTTTGGGACAGCTGTACTTTTACACCAAAAAAAGTTTCCTTCCGATGACGTAATTCTAATGGAAGAAATGAAATCTTTAATCGAAGAATCATATTGGTGCCAACTTAATCAATTGCCTAAGCAAGAATGGGCAGAATATTTTGACGGTCCTACGGGTACTTGGGTCGGGCAACAATCAAGAACATACCAAACCTGGACAATAGTTGGATTTTTATTAATGCACCATTTTCTAAGAAAAGAAAATAATGATATCGATATGTTTAAAATTTAA
- a CDS encoding HD domain-containing protein: MNIKRIFHDPIHKEIVFDAGKPEELMIMELIDTVAFQRLRRIKQLGAASLLFHGAESSRFTHSIGVFCIARKIYKRLIESKSSFCENQFVLYGAALLHDLGHGPLSHTSEKIFKHDHEKWSENLVMNYSPINSVLKKYDNELPKKIGELFQSKQLFSKPLKTLISSEIDCDRLDYLLRDSYNTGTNYGLVDLERIISALTFSPDGSIGIKPKGVIAIEHFLVLRNLMYRTIYNHRINEISTWILEKIFHTIKHNYEKKIWLDNHLYKWIFSPSKIDFDDFIRNDDITFYYHLIRWKDESFEPLSTLCKMFIDRDLLKASDISFLSKINRLKILAYATKLCEKNGYDSEIFCGIKERSFKGFESKNALKIWDGTYQSALENSSGLIKTLMRSEESSFIIYPGAFKNEIKNEISFIKNNS; the protein is encoded by the coding sequence ATGAATATTAAAAGAATTTTTCATGACCCAATTCATAAAGAAATAGTATTTGATGCAGGAAAGCCTGAAGAATTAATGATTATGGAATTAATTGATACAGTTGCTTTCCAAAGACTAAGAAGAATAAAACAATTAGGAGCGGCTTCATTACTTTTTCATGGTGCAGAATCGAGTAGATTTACTCACTCAATTGGTGTTTTTTGTATAGCTAGAAAAATTTATAAGAGATTAATTGAAAGTAAATCTTCATTTTGTGAAAATCAATTTGTTCTTTATGGAGCAGCTCTACTACATGATTTAGGTCATGGACCTTTAAGCCATACTAGTGAAAAAATATTCAAGCATGATCATGAAAAATGGTCTGAAAACTTGGTTATGAATTATTCTCCAATAAATTCAGTCCTGAAAAAGTATGACAACGAATTACCGAAAAAAATTGGTGAATTATTTCAATCAAAACAACTATTTTCAAAACCTTTAAAAACACTAATAAGTAGTGAGATAGATTGCGATCGTCTCGATTATCTTTTACGCGATAGTTACAACACAGGTACTAATTATGGCTTAGTAGATTTAGAGAGAATAATTTCAGCTCTTACCTTTTCACCTGATGGGAGTATCGGAATAAAACCAAAAGGAGTAATCGCTATTGAGCATTTCCTTGTACTAAGAAACTTGATGTATAGAACAATCTACAATCACAGGATAAATGAAATATCAACATGGATTCTGGAAAAAATATTTCATACAATAAAACATAATTACGAAAAGAAAATTTGGTTAGATAATCATCTATATAAATGGATTTTTTCACCTTCAAAGATTGATTTTGATGATTTCATAAGAAATGATGATATAACCTTTTATTATCATTTGATTAGATGGAAAGATGAATCTTTTGAGCCACTTTCTACACTATGCAAAATGTTTATTGACAGAGATTTATTAAAAGCATCAGACATAAGTTTTTTAAGTAAGATAAATAGATTAAAAATCCTTGCATATGCCACAAAATTATGTGAAAAGAATGGTTATGATTCAGAAATATTTTGCGGAATTAAGGAAAGGTCTTTTAAAGGTTTTGAATCTAAAAATGCACTAAAAATATGGGACGGCACTTACCAAAGCGCATTAGAAAATAGTTCTGGATTAATAAAAACTTTAATGAGATCCGAGGAAAGCTCTTTTATTATTTATCCAGGCGCTTTCAAAAATGAAATTAAAAATGAAATTTCATTTATAAAAAACAATTCCTAG
- the ctpZ gene encoding carboxyl-terminal processing protease CtpZ codes for MNSSFNKLLTFKILIVVLMISVFCTNFLFIEKVDALSDSKQLVLDAWTLVNEGFYDPEKFDEIQWKRIRQKTLQKQIETSEEAYSAIEDMLRPLDDPFTRVLRPKDYELLKSSNFGSEINGVGLQLGEDEDSNKIKVVSTLGGSPAEEAGITSGSLIEKVDGISSEELGLANTASKLRGESGTKVLVEISSESGEIKEVDLERRPVDLRPVRTKRLRDDSHTIGYLRITQFSESVPKKVEEALQELKEKEVEGLILDLRNNSGGLVSSGIAVADSLLSEKPVVETKDRNGIKDAIISQKETSFDGPMVTLVNKGTASASEILAGSLQDNERSILMGEQTYGKGLIQSLKSLGEDSGIAVTVASYLTPKGNNIQGQGMTPDKLLDLPDASEYGSTDDKWVRNAELFLGSLLEKEEVSVQTIDLNNEGIKS; via the coding sequence ATGAATTCATCTTTTAACAAACTTTTAACATTTAAAATATTGATTGTTGTATTAATGATCAGTGTTTTTTGTACAAACTTTTTATTCATTGAAAAAGTGGATGCTCTCAGTGATAGCAAGCAATTAGTACTTGATGCCTGGACATTAGTTAATGAGGGTTTTTATGACCCAGAAAAGTTTGATGAAATCCAATGGAAAAGAATTAGGCAAAAAACATTACAGAAACAAATTGAAACAAGTGAAGAAGCTTATTCTGCAATTGAAGATATGTTGAGACCTCTAGATGATCCTTTTACAAGAGTTTTACGCCCAAAAGATTATGAACTCTTGAAATCGAGTAATTTTGGTAGTGAGATTAATGGCGTTGGGCTTCAATTAGGAGAAGATGAAGATAGTAATAAAATAAAAGTTGTATCTACTCTTGGCGGTTCACCAGCGGAAGAAGCTGGAATAACAAGTGGGAGTTTAATAGAAAAAGTGGATGGAATTTCATCAGAAGAATTAGGACTTGCGAATACTGCCTCTAAATTAAGAGGTGAATCAGGGACCAAAGTTTTAGTTGAAATTTCTTCGGAATCAGGAGAAATTAAAGAAGTTGATTTAGAGAGAAGACCAGTAGACCTGAGACCTGTAAGAACAAAAAGATTAAGAGACGACTCTCACACAATAGGATATTTGAGAATAACTCAATTTAGCGAGAGCGTACCAAAAAAAGTTGAAGAAGCTCTTCAAGAGTTAAAAGAGAAAGAGGTTGAGGGCTTAATCTTGGATCTTAGAAATAATTCAGGGGGACTAGTAAGCTCAGGTATAGCAGTTGCAGACTCATTATTGAGTGAAAAACCTGTGGTCGAGACAAAAGACAGAAATGGAATCAAAGATGCAATTATTTCTCAAAAAGAGACATCTTTTGATGGACCAATGGTGACTTTAGTAAACAAAGGTACTGCAAGTGCAAGTGAAATACTTGCTGGTTCTTTACAAGATAATGAGAGATCAATTCTCATGGGAGAACAAACTTATGGGAAAGGTTTAATTCAATCGCTAAAAAGTTTGGGAGAAGACAGTGGTATTGCTGTAACAGTGGCTAGTTACTTAACCCCCAAAGGTAATAATATTCAAGGCCAAGGTATGACTCCTGACAAATTACTTGATCTCCCGGATGCAAGTGAATATGGAAGTACTGATGATAAATGGGTAAGGAATGCAGAATTATTTCTGGGATCTCTTCTAGAAAAAGAAGAAGTTTCAGTTCAGACTATTGATCTAAATAATGAAGGAATAAAATCTTGA
- a CDS encoding L-threonylcarbamoyladenylate synthase, whose translation MNFVDCKTALKTLKSGLPIIFPTDTLPAIGCLPKFSNTIYKFKKRDRDKPLILMGSEHKQLIDYVHESAKEDYENIASKYWPGALTMVIPASEKQTTILTSNDFTLGLRIPNSYLAKSLMRETGPLLTSSANISGFKGSITVEGIALDFPSVKILGPIPWEKSSGKASTIIFWKKSGDWRLIREGEVLVRELH comes from the coding sequence ATGAATTTTGTAGACTGCAAAACCGCCTTGAAGACTCTTAAAAGTGGTTTACCTATAATTTTCCCAACTGACACATTACCTGCAATTGGATGTTTGCCAAAATTTTCAAATACTATTTATAAATTTAAAAAAAGAGATAGAGACAAACCCTTAATTCTTATGGGATCAGAACACAAACAATTAATCGATTATGTCCACGAATCAGCTAAAGAAGATTACGAAAATATAGCTTCAAAATATTGGCCTGGAGCTCTGACAATGGTTATTCCTGCTTCAGAAAAGCAGACTACAATCCTTACAAGCAATGATTTTACTCTTGGGTTGAGGATTCCAAATTCATATCTGGCTAAATCTCTAATGAGAGAAACAGGCCCATTGTTAACTTCAAGTGCAAATATTTCAGGTTTTAAAGGATCAATTACAGTTGAAGGTATTGCTCTAGACTTCCCTTCTGTAAAAATATTGGGCCCTATCCCATGGGAAAAGTCAAGTGGAAAAGCTAGTACTATTATATTTTGGAAGAAAAGTGGAGATTGGAGGCTGATTAGAGAAGGAGAAGTATTAGTTAGGGAATTGCATTAA
- the minD gene encoding septum site-determining protein MinD, producing MGKSTRTILICSGKGGVGKTTLTANLGIALANSGATTAVLDADFGLRNLDLLLGLENRIIYTAQDVLDKNCRLDQALVRHKKEPNLALLPAGDPRMLDWMKPEDMKKISELLSENFDFVLVDCPAGVEDGFKNALAACKEAIVVTNPELSAVRDADRVIGILNTSDIEPIQLVINRVRPNMMASQEMLSIEDVQGILSLPLLGIVLEDEQVIISTNRGEPLTLSDGRSPAKKCYLNVSQRLTNKDVPIIDPKKEGKSLKDKFMRLMQTKVF from the coding sequence GTGGGGAAGAGTACTCGAACAATATTAATTTGCTCAGGCAAAGGTGGAGTTGGCAAAACAACTTTAACCGCAAACCTTGGCATAGCACTTGCTAATAGTGGGGCAACAACTGCTGTATTAGATGCTGATTTTGGCTTAAGAAATTTAGATCTTCTTCTAGGATTAGAAAATCGCATCATTTATACGGCTCAAGATGTCCTAGACAAGAATTGTCGTCTTGACCAAGCATTGGTTAGACATAAAAAGGAACCTAATCTTGCTCTTCTACCTGCTGGAGATCCAAGAATGTTGGATTGGATGAAGCCCGAAGATATGAAAAAGATTAGTGAGCTCCTTAGTGAGAACTTTGATTTTGTCTTAGTAGATTGCCCTGCTGGTGTAGAAGATGGCTTCAAGAATGCTCTTGCAGCTTGTAAAGAGGCTATTGTTGTTACTAACCCAGAATTATCTGCAGTACGCGACGCCGATAGAGTAATAGGGATTCTTAATACTTCAGATATTGAGCCTATCCAACTTGTAATTAATAGAGTCCGCCCTAACATGATGGCAAGTCAAGAAATGTTATCTATCGAAGATGTTCAAGGGATTCTTTCTTTGCCTTTGTTAGGTATTGTTTTAGAAGATGAACAGGTAATAATAAGTACAAATAGAGGAGAGCCACTGACACTTTCAGATGGTAGATCTCCCGCAAAAAAATGTTATTTGAATGTTTCTCAAAGACTTACGAATAAAGATGTACCAATTATCGATCCAAAAAAAGAAGGCAAAAGTCTTAAAGATAAATTCATGAGATTAATGCAAACAAAGGTTTTTTAA
- a CDS encoding septum site-determining protein MinC: MEIVLINTKTKNSEIFSLLDLDNIHETFKKFSSIKGPLEIKIFTVNESINSHQLSKLKNHFDKINICSLCIYSNNRDTVLSGKYLKIDSVFIKEQEIKNKLLLFNSKKKDDILHKGTVRSGERISSNGNLCIIGDVNPGAIVSAKKNIYVWGKLLGIAFAGKSGNKNASIASLYLNPLQLRIADVIAIGPKDKPKNYYPEIAVIDKQTIIIKPHIIESKN; the protein is encoded by the coding sequence ATGGAAATCGTTTTAATTAACACTAAAACTAAAAATTCTGAAATTTTTTCTTTGTTAGATTTAGATAATATCCATGAAACTTTCAAAAAATTTTCTTCCATTAAGGGGCCTTTAGAAATAAAAATTTTCACAGTCAACGAGTCAATTAATTCTCATCAATTATCGAAATTAAAAAATCATTTTGACAAAATTAATATTTGTTCCTTATGCATTTACTCAAATAATAGAGATACAGTTTTAAGTGGAAAGTATTTAAAAATAGATTCTGTTTTTATTAAAGAGCAAGAGATTAAAAATAAGTTACTATTATTTAATTCAAAAAAGAAGGACGATATTCTTCACAAAGGAACAGTACGATCGGGTGAAAGAATATCTTCAAATGGAAACCTATGTATTATTGGAGACGTTAATCCAGGAGCGATAGTTTCCGCTAAGAAAAATATTTACGTTTGGGGCAAATTGCTAGGGATCGCATTCGCAGGAAAAAGTGGTAATAAAAATGCCTCTATTGCATCACTTTATCTAAACCCTTTACAGTTAAGAATTGCAGATGTAATAGCTATTGGACCAAAGGATAAGCCTAAAAATTATTATCCAGAAATTGCGGTAATAGATAAACAAACGATAATTATCAAACCACATATAATCGAAAGTAAAAATTAA
- the minE gene encoding cell division topological specificity factor MinE encodes MMTLRDLINKLLGRETSSANTARERLQLVLAHDRVDMSSLTTDLLDKMRKEILDVVAKYVEIDFEEVAVSLETEDRMTALVANLPIKRTISGEIKFKKTDKANKDIKK; translated from the coding sequence ATGATGACTCTCAGAGATCTTATAAATAAATTACTAGGCAGAGAAACGTCTAGTGCAAATACAGCTAGAGAAAGATTACAACTTGTACTTGCTCATGACAGAGTTGATATGAGTTCGTTAACAACTGATCTTTTAGATAAAATGAGGAAAGAAATACTCGATGTTGTTGCTAAATATGTTGAAATTGATTTTGAAGAGGTTGCAGTAAGTTTAGAGACTGAGGATAGAATGACTGCATTAGTTGCCAATTTACCAATCAAAAGAACAATTTCAGGAGAAATAAAATTCAAAAAAACCGATAAAGCTAATAAAGATATCAAAAAGTAA
- the petB gene encoding cytochrome b6: MANSSSVYDWFQERLEIQDITDDVTSKYVPPHVNIFYCLGGITLVCFLIQFATGFAMTFYYKPTVTQAYSSVSYLMTDVSFGWLIRSVHRWSASMMVLMLILHVFRVYLTGGFKRPRELTWVTGVVMAVITVAFGVTGYSLPWDQVGYWAVKIVSGVPAAIPVIGDFMVELLRGGESVGQSTLTRFYSLHTFVLPWSLAVFMLMHFLMIRKQGISGPL; the protein is encoded by the coding sequence ATGGCGAATTCTTCATCTGTTTATGATTGGTTTCAAGAAAGGCTTGAAATCCAAGACATAACTGACGACGTAACTTCCAAGTACGTACCCCCACACGTAAATATATTTTATTGTTTAGGAGGCATAACTTTAGTATGCTTCCTAATTCAATTTGCAACAGGTTTTGCAATGACTTTTTACTATAAGCCAACAGTCACACAAGCTTATAGTTCAGTAAGTTATTTAATGACCGATGTAAGTTTTGGATGGTTAATAAGATCTGTGCATAGATGGAGTGCATCAATGATGGTTTTAATGTTAATCCTTCATGTCTTTAGAGTGTATTTAACCGGTGGTTTTAAAAGGCCAAGAGAACTTACTTGGGTAACAGGCGTCGTAATGGCAGTAATAACTGTTGCTTTTGGTGTTACAGGATATTCTTTACCTTGGGATCAAGTTGGTTATTGGGCAGTCAAAATTGTTTCAGGCGTTCCTGCAGCAATTCCGGTAATCGGCGATTTTATGGTTGAACTACTCAGAGGAGGAGAAAGCGTTGGGCAATCTACTCTTACAAGATTCTACAGTCTTCATACTTTCGTTTTGCCATGGTCATTAGCAGTATTTATGTTGATGCACTTTTTAATGATTCGTAAACAGGGTATTTCAGGGCCTTTATAA
- the petD gene encoding cytochrome b6-f complex subunit IV, which yields MSTLKKPDLSDPKLRAKLAKGMGHNYYGEPAWPNDLLYIFPVVILGTIACVVGLAVLDPAMLGDKANPFATPLEILPEWYLYPVFQILRVVPNKLLGIALQTLIPLGLMILPFIENVNKFSNPFRRPIAMSVFLFGTFLTIYLGIGACLPIDKSLTLGLF from the coding sequence ATGTCTACGTTAAAAAAACCAGATTTATCTGATCCAAAATTAAGAGCAAAATTAGCTAAAGGTATGGGTCATAATTATTATGGTGAACCAGCTTGGCCAAATGATTTATTATATATTTTCCCTGTTGTTATCTTAGGTACTATCGCTTGTGTTGTTGGGCTAGCAGTTCTTGATCCTGCTATGTTGGGAGACAAAGCAAATCCTTTCGCAACTCCACTAGAAATATTACCCGAATGGTATCTTTATCCAGTTTTTCAGATCCTCAGGGTAGTGCCTAATAAACTCCTAGGTATTGCACTTCAAACGTTAATTCCTCTTGGATTAATGATTTTACCCTTCATTGAAAACGTTAATAAATTTTCTAATCCCTTTAGAAGACCTATTGCAATGTCAGTTTTCTTATTTGGAACTTTTTTAACAATATATCTAGGCATTGGTGCTTGCTTACCTATTGATAAATCTCTAACTTTAGGTTTATTTTAA
- the prmC gene encoding peptide chain release factor N(5)-glutamine methyltransferase has product MLSISAEEFLVWEKKQLSKGGDQQSFDFLLDCIGGISTSNQNFISINPERNLYLKKNLEFLESIWNEHLLSSCPIQYLCGITFWRDLKLKVTNKVLIPRPETELIVDIVFDIFKKKTEKLFFAELGTGSGAISIALALAYPFSDVVATDIDQEVLEVATKNYINSSKQSNLKFYCGNWWSPLEMFKGKLDIAISNPPYIPQDTYEKLPKEVKNFEPKVALLGGEDGLKHIKEITQKAPLFLKEKGWLILENHFDQGEKVKQLLINNKFTSIKIVKDLSGIGRFTIGRYK; this is encoded by the coding sequence ATGCTTAGCATTTCTGCAGAAGAATTCTTAGTTTGGGAAAAAAAGCAACTTTCTAAAGGCGGTGATCAACAATCTTTTGATTTTTTACTTGATTGTATAGGCGGTATATCTACTAGTAACCAAAACTTTATAAGTATAAATCCTGAGAGAAATCTATATTTAAAAAAAAACTTAGAGTTTTTAGAATCTATTTGGAACGAACATTTACTGAGTTCTTGCCCAATTCAATATCTTTGTGGAATAACTTTTTGGAGGGACTTAAAATTAAAAGTTACAAACAAAGTACTCATTCCTAGACCAGAAACAGAACTCATAGTCGACATTGTCTTCGATATATTTAAAAAGAAGACAGAAAAATTATTTTTTGCTGAATTAGGGACTGGATCAGGCGCTATTAGTATTGCTTTAGCATTGGCTTATCCATTTAGCGATGTAGTAGCAACTGATATAGATCAAGAGGTATTAGAAGTAGCCACTAAAAATTATATAAATTCTTCTAAACAATCAAATTTGAAATTTTATTGTGGAAATTGGTGGTCACCTCTTGAAATGTTTAAAGGAAAATTAGACATCGCAATTTCAAACCCGCCATATATTCCTCAAGATACTTATGAAAAATTACCCAAAGAAGTTAAAAATTTCGAACCTAAAGTTGCTTTATTAGGGGGCGAAGATGGTTTAAAACATATCAAGGAAATAACACAAAAAGCACCATTATTTTTAAAAGAGAAGGGGTGGCTAATCTTAGAGAATCATTTTGATCAAGGTGAAAAAGTAAAACAACTACTGATTAACAATAAATTTACATCAATAAAAATTGTGAAAGATCTTTCAGGTATTGGTAGGTTTACCATTGGAAGATATAAATAA